GAGCCACTTGGGAAAGAATATCGATGCCAACTTGATCAATTGGATCAGAAACGAGAACCTTGGACATGGTAAGTCGGTTGAGTCAATGAAAGGGAGTTGCAGCTAATTTTTATATTGCAGCGATCGCTAGGGCAGCGCAAAACCGAATGTTTGTCCAGACCCAAACACGAACGGTCGGGCTGAAATTGCCACAGTAGGTCATTTTACTTCATTGATGTGACGCACCCGCAGGAATCGTAGAAAGTTTTTGGGTTTTGTTTCCTGAATTGAGTGGCGATCGCTGTCAATAGGTAAGCATACGGTGTCAAGGATTCGACCTATGGGCGATCTATCTCTGTTAGCTGCCAGTCTGTTGCATCATAGCTCCGTTGCTAAAGAATACACTCCGCCAAATCTAGCGATCGCTGCCATTAAATCCATCCCTTCGGGAGGTGAAACCGGGCAGACAGTTGTCGTAGATGCCATGGCTACCACTGCCACCCATTCCCCCGAATTTAGTTCTGTGGGTTCAGGGCAGGCTGATCCCGGCACCTCGTCCTCGTCAGCCCAACCCGTTGTGCCTCAACCCAGACTTCAACCAGTGGCAAGTCCGGCAGAAGATAGGATTGCCCAAATCGTACCTTTAACCCAACGGCAATCCTCCCAGAGAATCCAGAACATCACATCCCCGACCCGGATTGCCCCAGCGATCCCTCAGACCTCAATCCTGCAACCGCCTGTCTGGGTTGAACCGTCTACCCTACCCACTCCAGACTTTAGTGCTCCCAATCCAACAACGGTTTCTCCGAGTACCCTCCGACCCCGATCGGGTAGCCAACTCTATCGTCAACGAGTCGTTGCTTTGAGATCTGGACGTACCTACACCCGCCTACCTGCCAATAGTTTTTGGGAGAGTTGGTCACAGGCGACTCAGCAACCCACCTATGAGCAATGGGTCAGTTTGTTAGCTCAGGAAGCCGGGGCAATGGCACGGGGACAAGGCTCTAATCGGTTGACAATTTTATTGGGCGACTCGTTGTACCTGTGGTATCCATCAGAGCAATTGGCAGGCGATCGCTTTTGGCTCAACCAGGGCATTTCGGGCGACACCACAGCGGGCGTGCTTAGACGTTTGTCTGCCTTTGCCAATACTCGACCAGATACGATTCATGTGATGGTGGGCATTAACGATTTGCGGCGAGGCGCGACCGATGCCGAAGTCATCAACAACTCACGCCAGATCATGCGCCAACTGCGACGCAATCACCCCAACGCCGAAATTATCATCCACTCCATTTTGCCGACTCGTCTCGCCGCGATTCCTAGCAGTCGCATTCACCGAATTAACACCACCATTGCGGCGATCGCCAAACAGGAACGAGTCGATTACCTCGATTTGCTCGGTTACTTTGCCGATGCTCAAGGGGATTTGCGCCGCGATTTGACCACCGATGGCTTACACCTCAACCCACGCGGGTATGCAACGTGGCAGTGGGCGATGGCAAATGGATGAGGGAAAAAGGGGCGATCGCTTGATGTAGCCGTAGCCACCATTGGGGCGGAGGCGAGTCAGAAGGCTCCCCCAGAATCCGGGTTGGAGCCATTGCCTTTGCCCTGAGCTTTCTGACCAAAGCTATCATAAATCCGCAAATGGTAAGGGCGGGTTTAGTAGACCAATCTGTGCCCTGCACTGGATTTGAAGGCAAAACCTGCCCCTGCCAAATATCGGACTTATTTGATTTCCCTTCCTTAGTACAACTCGTCGTAAATAGGGGTGGGAATTTGGGGTGCAGGGGTGAAACCCCTGGCGGGGAGTACAGCCCCCACACCCCCCTGATTTTATTTCCAAACCCTATCTGTGAATAGCAGTACTTAGCAGTTGGTGTATTAGAGCAAGCTAAGCTCTAACCAATGTAGACGTAAGGCATCAACTCGGAGATCGACCACCAGTCGTTGTCGTCTCTGAAGGGGAAGCCCGTCACTTCTTGCTGGTTCATCGTCCAGTGGGGATGAGCGAATCCGAAGTGAGAATGCAGCGCGTGATCGGTGTTGGCGTGAATCAGGCGTAAGCGTCCGTTATTGCTCCATACACCACCGCCAGCTTCCAATTCAATTCGCCAGTTGTCATTGCCATCCCCATTGCCGTTATCGCCAAAGCAAGTTACTTCCTGCTGTTGAGTAATGGGTGAAGCAATGCCACCGTGGCTATGCAAGTTACGACGTGTCAGAACGTGTTCTAACCGAATGATGTCCCCATGTTGCACGGGTTGCCCTAATTTGTAGTGGTTGGGTGTGCCGTCGGGTCCTTTGATCAGCCACAGATCGTTGTCATCTTCCCACTCATAAGCGGTAACCTGCTGCTGTCCGGAGGAACCGGGATGTCCATAGTTATGCGGGTGGGAGTGCAAATTGCGAACAGTTGCCCAATGCCGCAGTTTAATCGTGCTACCGTAGGTGACGGCTGTGCTGGGTGTGCTATCAGGGACCTGACTGATGCGATAGCGAATGGTGTAATCCCAGGTAGACCAACCCAAAATGCCAGCGTAGCGATCGCCTTTACAACGCCACTCACGTAATTCTGTACCTGTTGCGCCGACGGGAACATCGACTGCCAGTTGACCCAGGTTATCGTCATGGTCACGGCTAGCAAAGAAATCAACAGCTTTAACTCCAACCCGCAACAAGGTCGCCGCAATTTTAGCTGGATCAGGATCTTGAGGGTTGCCAGGTTGCGAAGGTTGGTGCGGGTCACGGGGCAATTTATCCAATTCGTTAGCAATTTGATTGGAAATCCGCTGCACCCATTCACCATGTTTTGCCCAATCCTTTGCTGCATCCTCATCCCAAGCCGTTAAGCCGAGGTGAACTGACTTACTATTGGGCACCTGAGCATCAAAAATAACGCGGCGATCGGGATGAAAATAACGAGTTTGGCGATCGTTAATCCACATGCGATTAGTGAGTACTGGTTGAGATTGTCTGCCATCTGAAACACCACCTGTTAAATACAACGTGTCTGCTCCAGTTACGTCTTCGGTGTTGTTGCAGTAAACATCCAGTAACTCGATACGAACTCGCATAAGTGTCTCCTAATGAAGTGAAGATTTTCTTGATGAGAGCTTCACATGACATCAAACGATTTCCGAATAAATGTGGTTTTTAACACCAAAAAAAGATCTGGCATAGTTTCTAGCAGACAAGCTTGAGAGAACTATTCTGAGGTGAAATAACCTGTTTAATGGTGGTTTGAAGGCTGTTGCAACAAGATAATTAGACCGATGAAAAACCTCAATCTTCATAGTGTTAGAAATCGTAAGTCAGCCAGTTTAGCAACTGCCACACTATCAAACTGAATGCTTGAAGTCGTTTAACAGAGAGCGTTTGAGCCTTCAGCGGGGCTAATGCATCTATGGTTAATTTTGTCTACCTACCCTGGCACTATTTCAAAGTGATACCAATTTGAATTGGCTTCGCCGCCCATGATTCCGTAAGGGCGTTTCGCGAAACGCCCCTCCCCAGGGATCTGCCACAATCAAACATTAAATCGGTATGACTACGTTCAAGCTCGACATTCTGATACAAGAGGGCTGAACGGAATTGAAATCCGCAAAATCAGACGGTTTAATTTAACCCTCCTACTTCCCAGTGCTTAACAGCTTCTTTAATAAGCAATGAAGGAGATAAATTTTTTGCTATAAATTGGCACAAACCGATTACACGATGAATCTGGCGAAGCAGAATAAAACATGTTTTTATCCCAGCCATCTTCCTTCAGCTTATTGCAGGCTTCAGA
Above is a genomic segment from Oscillatoria sp. FACHB-1407 containing:
- a CDS encoding MIR domain-containing protein — protein: MRVRIELLDVYCNNTEDVTGADTLYLTGGVSDGRQSQPVLTNRMWINDRQTRYFHPDRRVIFDAQVPNSKSVHLGLTAWDEDAAKDWAKHGEWVQRISNQIANELDKLPRDPHQPSQPGNPQDPDPAKIAATLLRVGVKAVDFFASRDHDDNLGQLAVDVPVGATGTELREWRCKGDRYAGILGWSTWDYTIRYRISQVPDSTPSTAVTYGSTIKLRHWATVRNLHSHPHNYGHPGSSGQQQVTAYEWEDDNDLWLIKGPDGTPNHYKLGQPVQHGDIIRLEHVLTRRNLHSHGGIASPITQQQEVTCFGDNGNGDGNDNWRIELEAGGGVWSNNGRLRLIHANTDHALHSHFGFAHPHWTMNQQEVTGFPFRDDNDWWSISELMPYVYIG
- a CDS encoding GDSL-type esterase/lipase family protein — encoded protein: MGDLSLLAASLLHHSSVAKEYTPPNLAIAAIKSIPSGGETGQTVVVDAMATTATHSPEFSSVGSGQADPGTSSSSAQPVVPQPRLQPVASPAEDRIAQIVPLTQRQSSQRIQNITSPTRIAPAIPQTSILQPPVWVEPSTLPTPDFSAPNPTTVSPSTLRPRSGSQLYRQRVVALRSGRTYTRLPANSFWESWSQATQQPTYEQWVSLLAQEAGAMARGQGSNRLTILLGDSLYLWYPSEQLAGDRFWLNQGISGDTTAGVLRRLSAFANTRPDTIHVMVGINDLRRGATDAEVINNSRQIMRQLRRNHPNAEIIIHSILPTRLAAIPSSRIHRINTTIAAIAKQERVDYLDLLGYFADAQGDLRRDLTTDGLHLNPRGYATWQWAMANG